A segment of the Asinibacterium sp. OR53 genome:
AGTTTCAGGAAGCGATTGATAAAGCTGCGTGCCTTCCGTTTTCCATCGCATCATTTCATCGCTCACGGCTTTGATCCGTTTGGCGGGATTGCCTACGATGAGACTCCTGTTCTCAAACTGCTCATCGGCTTTGATAAAACTCAGTGCACCTACAATGCATTCATCACCCAATATTACATTGTCCATGAGCACGCTGTTCATACCGATTAGGCAGTTGCGGCCGATGGTGGCCCCGTGTATCACTGCACCATGACCAATATGCGCGTTTTCTTTCAGCAACACGGTAGTGCCGGGAAACATGTGAATAGTGCAGTTCTCCTGCACATTGCATCCATCTTCAATGATGATCTTTCCCCAATCGCCGCGGATGGCGGCGCCGGGACCAATGTAAACATCCCTGCCGATGATTACATGGCCGGTTACAGCAGCCTGCGGATGTAGGAAAGCTGATTCGTGTATAATAGGTATATGTTGTTGAAAAGCGTAGACCATCCATAAAATTACCCAAAATAAATCTTCAAAATATTAGTCTACTAATTTGGTAGATTAATATGAACACACTAATATTGCCTCATGAAATCGAACAGCATTACTATTTACCATGTCCGGTCCGGACGATGTTGTTGTACCAGCAACATTTGATTTTTATATCTACTATTTATTGCACAAATCGTTTTTGGTCATGTGGCCGAGTGGTAAGGCACAGGTCTGCAAAACCTTATACGGTGGTTCAAATCCACCCATGGCCTCGATAATGACAGGTTATCGTACAAGCAATCGAGAAGAGCGGGACTGCATTTTTATGCGGTCCCTTTTGTTGCATGCCTGCACTTGGAATGATCGGCCCGTTTCTGATGTCTGTGAAAAGAAATTTTCAATTTATGGAAGCATTGAACCGGGCTTTTATGAAAATCTCTTAATTTCAGCGTCATTAAGCCAATACGATTGCACGAAGAAGCCAAATTACTGTCATTACTTGCTGGAGGAAGCGAATATGCTTTTCAGGTATTGTATGACCGCTATCGTGCCCGTATTTACCAAACGGCTATTCGTTATCTTAAATCGCCACTGCTTGCGCAGGAAGTGGTACAGGATGTTTTCCTGAAGCTATGGTTTAAAAGGGCCACTATCAATGAAGAAAAGGGCATAGAAGCCTGGCTGTACACTATTGCCAAAAACAACATCATCAACAGGCTGAAAAAAATCGCCAGAGAATGGAAAGCACTGGATGGTTATAAATTGGTGTCTGCCGCTGTAACAGACAATACCGCTGATAAGATGCAGGATGCATTTTACAATGAACTGCTGCAACAAGCCATCCGCGAATTACCTGAACAACAACAAAAAGTCTTCCAACTGGCTCGTTTTGAGCAACTTACCTATATACAAATTGGAGAGCAGATGGGGCTTTCCCCTTTAACTGTAAAAACGCATATGTCGAGAGCACTTGCTCATATCAGGCGTTTCTTTGAAGAACACGGTGAAATTTTTTTTTCAATCCTTGTACTCCTGTCTTTTCGTTGAGTTGTATTATGTAGTAACCGGGGTGCCAAATCTCCGTTTGCTTGTCTATGAATAAAGCGGAACGCTTTCAATACCTTCTTCAACGGTATGTTGCCGGCGACATTACCAGTGCAGAGCATGAGGAGTTGTTTGAATATCTGTCTGCGCACGAGTTCGATGAGCAATTAGGAGAGAACATTCTTCAAGACCTGGCAAGCCAGCAGGAATACGGACAGACCGATCTTCCTCCCCATATTTCCCAGGAGATCATACACAACATTTTTGCTGCGGAAAAAAACACCCAAACCATATTACCTGTGACCAAAAAGGTGATGCCCCTTTGGAAATGGGTAGCCGCCGCTTCGGCTATTTTGATGGTCGTCTCCTCTTATTGGTTCTATACCCATAAGTATTCAATGCATGACAGGAATTTTGCTTCGATCATTCCCGGAACAGACCTCATTCAGAAAAATAATACGGATACACAACAAGTAATTCTGCTCAATGATGGGAGCAAGGTTTTCCTCAGACCGAAAAGTACCCTGCATTACCCGGTCAGCTTCAATACAACTACAAGAGAAGTCTATCTGCAAGGGGAGGCATTTTTTGAAGTAGCCAAAAATCCGAAAAAACCATTCCTGGTCTTCTATAATAATATTGTTACCCGTGTATTGGGTACCAGCTTTACTGTTAATACCAATACAGAAACGGGTAATGTTGAAGTGTCGGTGAGAACAGGTAGGGTGCAGGTATATGAGAATGACCGGTTATTACAATCAGCTTCATCCCCCAAAGGGGTTATAGTTACGCCTAATCAGCGTGCGGTGTATAAACATACGAACCGGGCTTTTGAAGTGACGTTGGTTGAAGCGCCGCAGCCAATAGCAGCGAACGAGCAAGAGCCGTTAAATAGCAACAACCTCCAGCCATGGGCTTTTATATATGAGCAGGAAAAGCTGAAAAACATTTTTAGTCAGTTGGAGAAAGCGTATGGTATTGAGATCGTGGTTGAAAATACCAACCTGTATAATTGTGTTTTTACGGGCGATATCTCTGTGTCCGATTTATTTACCAAGCTTAAGATCATTTGCCTTACTACCAACG
Coding sequences within it:
- a CDS encoding FecR family protein, translated to MNKAERFQYLLQRYVAGDITSAEHEELFEYLSAHEFDEQLGENILQDLASQQEYGQTDLPPHISQEIIHNIFAAEKNTQTILPVTKKVMPLWKWVAAASAILMVVSSYWFYTHKYSMHDRNFASIIPGTDLIQKNNTDTQQVILLNDGSKVFLRPKSTLHYPVSFNTTTREVYLQGEAFFEVAKNPKKPFLVFYNNIVTRVLGTSFTVNTNTETGNVEVSVRTGRVQVYENDRLLQSASSPKGVIVTPNQRAVYKHTNRAFEVTLVEAPQPIAANEQEPLNSNNLQPWAFIYEQEKLKNIFSQLEKAYGIEIVVENTNLYNCVFTGDISVSDLFTKLKIICLTTNASFEVNGTKILIKGKGCN
- a CDS encoding RNA polymerase sigma factor, with protein sequence MHEEAKLLSLLAGGSEYAFQVLYDRYRARIYQTAIRYLKSPLLAQEVVQDVFLKLWFKRATINEEKGIEAWLYTIAKNNIINRLKKIAREWKALDGYKLVSAAVTDNTADKMQDAFYNELLQQAIRELPEQQQKVFQLARFEQLTYIQIGEQMGLSPLTVKTHMSRALAHIRRFFEEHGEIFFSILVLLSFR
- a CDS encoding transferase hexapeptide repeat family protein; amino-acid sequence: MVYAFQQHIPIIHESAFLHPQAAVTGHVIIGRDVYIGPGAAIRGDWGKIIIEDGCNVQENCTIHMFPGTTVLLKENAHIGHGAVIHGATIGRNCLIGMNSVLMDNVILGDECIVGALSFIKADEQFENRSLIVGNPAKRIKAVSDEMMRWKTEGTQLYQSLPETMRQHWHPVEPLRSMPNETSEEQATAGYKTWNQTRNP